A window of Nicotiana tabacum cultivar K326 chromosome 24, ASM71507v2, whole genome shotgun sequence contains these coding sequences:
- the LOC142178176 gene encoding protein FAR-RED IMPAIRED RESPONSE 1-like codes for MTSDDSLLNEYEWVDVDSHDSFNNAVHLDDDDDEVPDGEYYGETDDDEEQFLGNELELYDVDQEMENDFTDNDVVVGPISEIRYRDKDSLFAFYKEYARLKGFSVVKRNSNKKGGDTTRYITYCCDMARIRKTKFTTKGNNCKARRTAILDDSDCWRVSKVVHDHNHDFLPSISRLMAEHRSLCDSLKRDFVAHDRSGIRLSKNIRLVKVKDKEFFYSIDVDNIGRLRNVVWVHSHRKAAYEQFHDAICFDTTYIVNRYNMPCATFIGINHHRQSILLGCALMYHKDIDSYKLVFRTWLEAMGIVHPNASLTDQCPSIKPTIAEAGILLTQRSEGMHEFFDGYITSQSTLRMFIHQYELAIRAKHDKELEAKYRSKGIQIVSESLFKWEEQVIQCYMRTMYELFKTQLRKLYHWEVNSPDDHQAIPGVEKFIVTQDLVAQED; via the exons ATGACATCGGACGACAGTTTGTTGAATGAATACGAATGGGTCGATGTTGATTCTCACGACAGTTTCAACAATGCTGTGCacttagatgatgatgatgatgaagtcCCCGATGGAGAATATTATGGAGAAACTGACGATGATGAGGAGCAGTTTTTAGGAAATGAGTTAGAGTTATATGATGTTGATCAGGAAATGGAGAATGATTTCACCGACAATGATGTGGTTGTAGGTCCAATCTCCGAAATACGATATAGAGATAAAGATTCTTTGTTTGCATTCTACAAAGAATATGCACGATTGAAAGGATTCTCCGTCGTCAAAAGAAATTCCAACAAGAAGGGTGGTGATACTACCAGGTACATAACTTACTGTTGTGATATGGCTAGGATTCGCAAAACTAAGTTTACCACCAAGGGTAACAATTGTAAAGCTAGGCGCACTGCTATTTTGGATGATTCTGATTGTTGGCGTGTCTCTAAGGTCGTTCACGATCACAATCATGATTTTCTCCCTTCCATATCGCGCCTGATGGCTGAACATAGGTCCCTTTGTGATTCTTTGAAGAGAGATTTTGTAGCTCACGATCGATCTGGCATTAGACTCTCCAAGAATATTAGACTTGTTAAG GTAAAGGATAAGGAGTTTTTCTATTCAATAGACGTTGATAATATTGGTAGGCTGCGAAATGTGGTATGGGTGCATTCACACCGGAAGGCGGCATATGAGCAATTCCATGATGCGATATGCTTTGATACGACGTACATTGTGAATCGATATAATATGCCATGTGCTACATTTATTGGCATCAATCACCATAGACAGTCCATCTTACTGGGATGTGCTCTCATGTATCATAAAGATATCGATAGTTACAAATTGGTTTTTAGAACTTGGCTTGAGGCCATGGGAATTGTTCATCCAAATGCTAGCTTAACTGACCAGTGTCCGAGCATTAAGCCAACCATTGCTGAA GCTGGTATACTATTGACGCAAAGAAGTGAGGGGATGCATGAGTTCTTTGATGGATATATTACTAGTCAAAGCACTCTTAGGATGTTTATTCACCAGTATGAGTTAGCTATAAGAGCTAAGCATGATAAAGAGTTGGAAGCAAAATACAGGTCAAAGGGCATTCAAATTGTGTCTGAGTCATTGTTCAAGTGGGAGGAGCAAGTAATTCAGTGTTATATGCGTACAATGTATGAACTTTTCAAGACACAACTAAGGAAATTGTATCATTGGGAAGTCAACAGCCCCGACGATCATCAAGCTATCCCTGGTGTTGAGAAATTCATCGTTACTCAAGATCTTGTCGCACAAGAAGATTga